Part of the Scomber japonicus isolate fScoJap1 chromosome 6, fScoJap1.pri, whole genome shotgun sequence genome, AAACAGCAGGGCTGAGTGTGTTTTATAGTGGGACAGATTTATGAGAAATCACCCACAAGCGGTGTACTGCTATAAAGCttaattttcatatttcattttattttattatatgtatttgaATTTATAAGCAAACTTAACCACATAAAATAAGATGTTCAGTTGTCGCTCCACTGCACCATCTGCAGGTGATGGAGTTCTACTGTGAGTCATGTGAAACAGCCATGTGTCTGGAGTGTACAGAGGGAGAACATAGGGAGCATGTGACAGTTCCTCTGAGGGATGTGCTGGAACAGCATAAGACAGCCCTGAAAAATCAGCTGGATGCTGTGCGCAACAGGTAGGCTTTAATCCATAATGAATGATATAATTGCATTTAGAAGATCTTGGAAGTATTACAAGTAAAGGATGTTAGTTCGAAAGTTTAattcttcatctttccttcctgtggcAGACTACCTCAGCTGACAGCTGCCATTGAGCTTGTGAATGAGATCTCCAAGCAgcttacagagaggaaaaatggGGCAGTAACTGAGATCAGTAACACTTTTGATGAGCTGGAGAAGGCCTTACATCAACGCAAGAATGCTCTTATTACTGAGGTGGAAAACATCTGCAGCACCAAGCAGAAGGTCAGAGTTCCCagtgatatttttcttttaatagcAGGGATTACAAATGTACCGTAATGTTCCACTTTTTAGTATAAACTCCACTGATTTAGGGCCTTCTCATCTGTGGGTGTTTTCTAGGTGCTGCAAGCCCAGCTGACCTCTCTGCTTCAAGGTAAAGAGAACATTCAAAGCAGCTGCAACTTCACAGAGCAGGCCTTGAACCATGGCAGTGCCACTGAGGTCCTGTTGGTCCAGAAACAGATGGGTGAGCGGGTCAGTGCCCTGGCCCGTCACAACTTTCCTGAGTATCCCCATGAGAATGGACATCTGGAATGCCAGGTAGAAACGGATGGCCTACGACGCTCTATCCAAAACCTGGGAGTCCTAATCACAACAGGAGCTGTGGGCCACACAAGCGTAGCCACTGGTGAAGGCCTCAGACATACACTGGTCGGCCAGCACACCACTGTCACAGTCACTACTAAAGATAAGGAAGGAGAACTGGTGAAGACTGGTAATGCTGCTCTGAGGGCAGAGATTATCTCTGCAGATGGAGCGTGCACTGAGGCTGAGGTGGTGGACAACAAGAACGGCACCTATGAGGTTGGATATACCATTCGCTCAGAGGGAGAATTCACCTTCTCTTTGCTGCTATATGAACAGCCTGTGAGGGGGAGTCCGTTCCGCTTGCGTGCTGTCAAACCCTCAGATGTCCTGCAGTCACCAGACGATGTGAAGAGAAGAGTGAAGTCCccgagtggaggaggaggtcatGTTCGACAGAAGGCTGTGCGGAGGCCCTCCAGTATGTACAGCACCACCAAGAAAAAGGAGAACCCAATTGAAGATGAGCTGATCTACAGAGTGGGTGGGTGAATAACTGTCTAGTCCTGCTGTAACTCATGGTCACTGCTGCCTGTGGTGTAAGATGTTTCACTAGAGAACACATGCACTCATGTCTCTGAATAGTCTGAGTACTTAATAACGCATAGTATTCAATTTTAGACCTACTTTATGgcacaaaatgtttttctctctttcctctgttcaaactgtcaaaacacaaaaagtaaaaagcagaaatatttaatatttcaagcCAAGTAGAAGAACTGATCTGTTAgttatttttatacatgtatAGCTCTTAACTAGCCTGATGTATTGTTGATATGACAGGAACAAGAGGGCGAGATAAAGGAGAATTCACAAACCTACAAGGCATTTCAACCTCCAGTAATGGCCGCATTGTGGTGGCAGACAGTAACAACCAGTGTATACAGGTCAGTCTATCACTCTCTTgagctgcaataaaaaaaaattaaaaaaaaatgtgtatatgttgtTTAGGTTTTGGACTAATACaattgtttttccctttttaggTGTTTTCAAATGATGGCCAGTTCAAGATGAGGTTTGGGGTTAGAGGTCGTTCACCAGGCCAGCTGCAGCGCCCCACAGGGGTCACAGTGGACATGAACGGTGACATCATTGTGGCAGACTATGACAATAGATGGATTAGCATCTTCTCCTCGGATGGAAAGTTCAAGGTGAATGGTCTGAGCTGGAAACAATATATAATTTTTCTGCACAAATTTAAGATGTACCACTCACTGATCAAACTCTCCTTCTGGCTGTCACAGAGCAAAATCGGTGCTGGACGACTGATGGGACCCAAAGGTGTTGCTGTGGATAAGAATGGACATATCATCACTGTTGATAACAAGGCCTGTTGTGTCTTCATCTTCCAATCTAATGGGAAGCTGGTGACCAAGTTTGGGGCCAGAGGAACATCAGACAGACACTTTGCAGGTAgcctacaatgtgattttcatCCCAAGT contains:
- the LOC128360119 gene encoding tripartite motif-containing protein 3-like; this translates as MSVTMAKRETGSTSPVVRQIDKQFLVCSICLDHYHNPKVLPCLHTFCEKCLQNYIPPQSLTLSCPVCRQTSILPEKGVAALQNNFFITNLMEVLQRDPECSRPEAGNVLESASAATACQPLSCPNHEGKVMEFYCESCETAMCLECTEGEHREHVTVPLRDVLEQHKTALKNQLDAVRNRLPQLTAAIELVNEISKQLTERKNGAVTEISNTFDELEKALHQRKNALITEVENICSTKQKVLQAQLTSLLQGKENIQSSCNFTEQALNHGSATEVLLVQKQMGERVSALARHNFPEYPHENGHLECQVETDGLRRSIQNLGVLITTGAVGHTSVATGEGLRHTLVGQHTTVTVTTKDKEGELVKTGNAALRAEIISADGACTEAEVVDNKNGTYEVGYTIRSEGEFTFSLLLYEQPVRGSPFRLRAVKPSDVLQSPDDVKRRVKSPSGGGGHVRQKAVRRPSSMYSTTKKKENPIEDELIYRVGTRGRDKGEFTNLQGISTSSNGRIVVADSNNQCIQVFSNDGQFKMRFGVRGRSPGQLQRPTGVTVDMNGDIIVADYDNRWISIFSSDGKFKSKIGAGRLMGPKGVAVDKNGHIITVDNKACCVFIFQSNGKLVTKFGARGTSDRHFAEKSGANIALEQKLSKSGPVFSPHFVAVNNKNEIVVTDFHNHSVKVYNADGEFLFKFGSHGEGNGQFNAPTGVAVDANGNIIVADWGNSRIQVFDSSGSFLSYINTSADPLYGPQGLALTSDGHVAVADSGNHCFKVYRYLQ